In Leisingera sp. NJS204, the following are encoded in one genomic region:
- a CDS encoding polyamine ABC transporter substrate-binding protein, producing the protein MTLKTMTMTAVVALGTAAAATAEEVRVYNWSDYIDESLLEKFEAETGIDLIYDVFDSNEVLETKMLAGGSGYDVVVPTGSFMARQIQAGAFQKLDSSKLANAGNMWDAIEERTALYDPGNEYSINYMWGTTGIGVNIAKVKEALGEDAPIDSLELVFNPANMEKLAGCGVHFLDAPDEMIPAALKYIGEDPNSMDADVVAKAEPVLQAIRPYITKFHSSEYINALANGDICVAFGWSGDILQARDRAAEAENGVEIEFNAPKEGALMWFDQMAIPVDAPNPEGAHKFLNFIMDAHNMAAASNYVYYANGNKASQEFLEQDVIGDPAIYPGAETVKNLYIKEGYPPKVQRKATRMWTKVKSGT; encoded by the coding sequence ATGACACTGAAAACGATGACCATGACTGCCGTCGTTGCCCTTGGCACGGCCGCCGCTGCTACTGCGGAAGAGGTGCGCGTCTACAATTGGTCGGACTATATTGACGAAAGCCTGCTGGAAAAATTCGAAGCCGAAACCGGCATTGATCTGATCTATGATGTCTTTGACAGCAACGAGGTTCTGGAAACCAAGATGCTGGCCGGCGGGTCGGGCTATGACGTTGTTGTGCCGACCGGATCGTTCATGGCGCGCCAGATCCAGGCCGGCGCCTTTCAGAAGCTGGACTCGTCGAAACTGGCCAATGCCGGCAACATGTGGGACGCGATCGAAGAACGCACCGCCCTTTATGATCCCGGCAATGAGTATTCCATCAACTATATGTGGGGCACCACCGGCATCGGCGTGAACATCGCCAAGGTCAAGGAAGCCCTGGGCGAAGATGCCCCGATCGACTCGCTGGAGCTGGTGTTCAACCCGGCCAACATGGAAAAGCTGGCCGGCTGCGGCGTGCATTTCCTGGACGCCCCGGATGAGATGATCCCGGCGGCGCTGAAATATATTGGTGAAGACCCCAACAGCATGGACGCCGATGTGGTGGCCAAGGCGGAACCGGTGCTGCAGGCGATCCGCCCTTATATCACCAAGTTCCACAGTTCTGAGTATATCAATGCACTGGCCAACGGCGATATCTGCGTCGCCTTCGGCTGGTCCGGCGACATTCTGCAGGCGCGCGACCGCGCGGCCGAGGCGGAAAACGGCGTCGAGATCGAGTTCAACGCCCCCAAGGAAGGCGCGCTGATGTGGTTCGACCAAATGGCAATTCCGGTCGACGCTCCGAACCCCGAAGGTGCCCATAAGTTCCTGAATTTCATCATGGATGCGCATAACATGGCGGCGGCGTCCAACTATGTCTATTACGCCAATGGCAACAAGGCGAGCCAGGAGTTCCTGGAACAGGATGTGATCGGCGATCCGGCAATCTATCCCGGCGCCGAGACCGTCAAGAACCTGTACATCAAGGAAGGCTACCCGCCGAAAGTGCAGCGCAAGGCCACCCGCATGTGGACCAAGGTCAAATCCGGCACCTGA
- a CDS encoding GntR family transcriptional regulator encodes MTETTSPPVAAQESPAKPPAHEIVYQTLRSQILFGELVPGQAVTIQGLVETLGAGMTPVREAIRRLISDGALVFQGNRRVSVPLLGPGDLEELIFARKTIECELARRATLRIAEVSIAQLVAIDTALDKAISTGDVAGYLVQNYSFHTALYSHADAPILSDIADRLWLRFGPSLRVVSGRLGTQSFPDRHKDILEALRRQDPEMAALAMERDVYEGMEHVVQGLQAAN; translated from the coding sequence GTGACCGAGACCACTTCACCACCCGTTGCGGCACAGGAAAGCCCTGCAAAACCGCCCGCGCATGAGATCGTCTATCAGACACTCAGATCGCAGATTCTATTCGGCGAACTGGTGCCCGGCCAAGCGGTGACAATCCAGGGGCTGGTGGAGACGCTGGGGGCCGGCATGACACCGGTCCGGGAGGCAATCCGGCGGCTGATATCGGACGGGGCGCTGGTGTTCCAGGGCAACCGCCGCGTATCGGTGCCCTTGTTGGGGCCCGGTGACCTTGAGGAGCTTATTTTTGCCAGAAAAACAATAGAATGCGAACTTGCCCGCCGGGCAACACTGCGGATTGCAGAAGTGAGTATCGCGCAGCTGGTGGCCATTGATACTGCGCTGGACAAGGCCATATCGACAGGCGATGTGGCGGGGTACCTGGTGCAAAACTACAGCTTTCACACGGCGCTTTATTCCCATGCGGATGCCCCCATTCTCAGTGACATTGCCGACCGGCTGTGGCTGCGCTTCGGCCCCTCGCTGCGGGTGGTTAGCGGGCGGCTCGGCACCCAAAGCTTCCCGGACCGTCACAAGGACATACTGGAGGCGCTGCGGCGGCAGGACCCGGAAATGGCCGCATTGGCGATGGAGCGGGACGTCTACGAGGGGATGGAGCATGTGGTTCAGGGGCTGCAGGCCGCAAACTGA